From a region of the Coprococcus comes ATCC 27758 genome:
- the rimP gene encoding ribosome maturation factor RimP, which produces MSKKEVYEQKTEEILNPIVEKHGFDLWDVEYVKEGGNWYLRAYIDKPGGIMVDDCEVVSRELSDILDEKDFIDEAYILEVSSPGLGRPLKKEKDFARSLGEEVEVRTYRAIDRQKEFIGILKDYDKDTVTIEYEDGETMTFDKADIALIRLAFDF; this is translated from the coding sequence TTGTCAAAAAAAGAAGTATATGAACAGAAAACAGAAGAGATTCTGAACCCAATCGTGGAAAAGCATGGATTTGATCTCTGGGATGTAGAATATGTAAAAGAGGGCGGAAACTGGTACTTGCGTGCTTATATTGATAAGCCGGGAGGAATTATGGTCGATGACTGTGAGGTTGTAAGCCGGGAACTTTCAGACATTCTGGATGAGAAGGATTTTATCGATGAAGCGTATATTCTGGAAGTGAGTTCGCCGGGACTTGGCAGACCGCTGAAGAAAGAAAAAGACTTTGCAAGAAGCCTGGGAGAAGAAGTAGAGGTTCGTACTTACCGGGCAATCGACAGACAGAAAGAGTTTATTGGAATCTTAAAAGATTATGATAAAGATACAGTTACCATTGAATATGAAGACGGCGAGACGATGACATTTGATAAAGCAGACATCGCACTGATCCGTCTGGCGTTCGATTTCTAG